The nucleotide window AGCGCATGCTCATGCTGGTCACGGGCGTTTCCAACATCCGCGACGTCATGCCGTTCCCCCGGACGCCCAAGAGTCTCGATTTCTAGCTCGAGTATATATCAATAAAAAGGCCCGGCAAAATTGTCGGGCCTTTTGTGTTTAGGCCAACGAGATGTAGATGCCGGTCAGCAGCTCGTCAGGCGGAGTCGAGTCCGGGTCGTTGAGGTACATTTCAAAGCAGGGGTTGCCGCCGATCTGCCTGCCGCTTCGGGGAAGCCATTTGCCCATGAGTTCGGCATAGGTGGCCTCCAGGTTTTCGTAGGGTCCCTTGTGGATGGTCACGGCATACTCGCCGCCGCCCACTGTCTGGATTCCGATTTCACCTTCGCCATTGATCGTTTCGTCCACGGTGACGCATGCGTCATAGCGGATCTTGTCCGGTGGCGTGACCTGCGGGTCGTCGTGGCCGACGCCGATATACTTGGCACCCATGCGGAGCAGACCCCTCGGCCCGGCCCAGGAACAAAGCTTGCTCCAGGCTTCGCCGCATTCGTTGTAGGGGCCGGTCTTGCGGACAAAGGCCACTCTCATTGCATCGACTTCTTCTATCCGCACTTCCATGTCAGTCTCCTTTTCCGCCAGGCGGACGCAATCGTGAACCTTGTCCGGCCTGTAGTGAA belongs to Pseudodesulfovibrio portus and includes:
- a CDS encoding AraC family transcriptional regulator; this encodes MKKTTENLYRERMLSVLLHIQSHLDSELDSDTLAEMTFFSPVHFHRIFKGMMGETVIEHIRRIRLERAAHRLAANAANVTTTAFDAGYETVESFSRAFKNNFGCPPSKYRKRHWDTLTERFPELVHYRPDKVHDCVRLAEKETDMEVRIEEVDAMRVAFVRKTGPYNECGEAWSKLCSWAGPRGLLRMGAKYIGVGHDDPQVTPPDKIRYDACVTVDETINGEGEIGIQTVGGGEYAVTIHKGPYENLEATYAELMGKWLPRSGRQIGGNPCFEMYLNDPDSTPPDELLTGIYISLA